The genomic interval TAGCAAAAGGGGTGCAATTTCAGATAAACCATTTTATGGTATGATAGTGGCACTTTAAATTTTACAGTAATAATAGAGTTGTATGATGCATTGCGATATTTATAAATTTAGCAAAAAAGATGACCTGTATGTGTACATTGCTCGCCCAGATTATCCCAATGACACGGACGAGATTCGTGACTGGTTGTCAGTGTTGCCCAAGGATTTTCGTCAAGCGATTGGGCGCGAAACCTTTGTGATGCATTTGGATTTGGCGAATACGCCAAGGCTTGCACGGGTCAATAAAGGAGAAGTGTTAGAAAAACTGCAAAGCCAAGGGTATTTTGTGCAAATGCCGCCTGAAGATGTGTTGTTACGCCAAGCAAAATTGAATATGGCAGAAGCACAGCAGAACAAGTGGCAGTAGCAAAATTTTAACCAAATGATTTGAATCATGCTAAAATAATCTATCTATTTTTGGCAAGGCAAAATTATGTTTGCATTTTTATCACTCGACCAAATCGGTAATGTGCTAGGCGAAATCATCATTTGGTGGGCGCAGTTGGTTCAAGGTGTGCCGCCAGAAAAATTACCCCTATATGCCTATGTGGGATTTTCCATTGTCGTATTACTGCTTTGGATTTTAGTGGTACGGATTTTGCCAAAAACGCTTGCAGGTTTGAGTTGGATTATTCTATTTGCGATTTTGCTCACGCCAACCACTTCCCTTGGCACCCCGCCTGACATCGCACCAGCGAGTATTTCAGTGGTTTATGGGATTTTACTCAAAGATCCAGCAATTATCTTTAATGGGTTGCTACCAATTATGGTTGTCATTACAGTGGGCTGTATTTTGGGTTTTATTTGGCAAATTCTTCGAATGGGTATCGATAAAACCAACAAAAAACATGCGCTAAATAACGCCAATATTAGCCAGCCTAGCCGCTAAGCTATGATGGTGATAAGCCAAAAAGCTGTTACGGCTTAACTTTTTATAGTTTAATCTTTTACAGCTTAACCTTTTACTTATAGCTTAACTTTCCCTAAAACTTATGATAGTCTGAAACTCATTTTTGACGATTATCATAGGTTTTTTTATGTCTGACCATCAGCCAAATGCTGCCATCCAAAATAGCGTGACCCAAAGCAGTTTTAAAAGTACCGATAGTTATATCGCTACCGACAGCCTAAAGCTTGCCGTCAATGCTGCGATTCAATTGCAAAAACCGTTACTCATCAAAGGGGAACCTGGCACGGGTAAAACGCTACTGGCTGAAGAAGTGGCAAAAAGTTTAGGTATGCCGCTGTTAACTTGGCACATCAAATCAACCACCAAAGCCGAACAAGGTTTGTATGAGTACGATGCGGTATCACGCTTGCGCGATAGTCAATTGGGCGATGACCGCGTGTATGATATTGCCAACTATATCAAGGCAGGCAAGCTATGGCAAGCATTTACCAGTCCTGAGCGTGTGGTACTGCTCATTGATGAGATTGATAAAGCGGATATTGAGTTCCCCAACGACTTGCTGCATGAGCTCGATAAAATGTCGTTTTATGTGTATGAAACTGGCGAAACGATTACCGCCGATCATCGTCCCGTCGTTATTATCACGTCAAACAACGAAAAAGAATTGCCTGATGCCTTCTTGCGTCGT from Moraxella osloensis carries:
- a CDS encoding YcgL domain-containing protein; amino-acid sequence: MHCDIYKFSKKDDLYVYIARPDYPNDTDEIRDWLSVLPKDFRQAIGRETFVMHLDLANTPRLARVNKGEVLEKLQSQGYFVQMPPEDVLLRQAKLNMAEAQQNKWQ
- a CDS encoding resolvase, with translation MFAFLSLDQIGNVLGEIIIWWAQLVQGVPPEKLPLYAYVGFSIVVLLLWILVVRILPKTLAGLSWIILFAILLTPTTSLGTPPDIAPASISVVYGILLKDPAIIFNGLLPIMVVITVGCILGFIWQILRMGIDKTNKKHALNNANISQPSR
- a CDS encoding AAA family ATPase encodes the protein MSDHQPNAAIQNSVTQSSFKSTDSYIATDSLKLAVNAAIQLQKPLLIKGEPGTGKTLLAEEVAKSLGMPLLTWHIKSTTKAEQGLYEYDAVSRLRDSQLGDDRVYDIANYIKAGKLWQAFTSPERVVLLIDEIDKADIEFPNDLLHELDKMSFYVYETGETITADHRPVVIITSNNEKELPDAFLRRCFFHYIDFPDQATMREIVDVHFPNLQAELVDEALKVFYGLREVKGLKKPPSTSELIDWISLLMADELGKGENMAVKQLSEPTESLPPFAGALLKNENDLSLLERMGFMLRRSR